In Takifugu rubripes chromosome 22, fTakRub1.2, whole genome shotgun sequence, the genomic window GATTGGTTGGGACCATTTTGTCCACGTTGACCCCGACAGAGGACAGGATGCTATGCAGTTGTTCCATGGTCTCCTTGGACAAGGTGGGCTCTCTGCTCAGGATCCAGGACAATTCGGCGCTGAAGGGGCCAAACTGTGTGCAGCTGTAGACCAGAGTGTGACCCTCGTAGTCTGTGGACAGCACCCAGTAGGGACCAGGGGGAGAGGCTGTCGGAGAGATTGGAGCATTAAATCCGGTGGAGTCCCCctaaaaaaatgaatgtttaaaataattttgaGACTGAGAGGGTTACTTTCGTAGAAGGAGACCTCCAGCTTGGCGGGCTCCGCGGGGTCCTTCACTTTAGCAGAACCGACGATGGAAAAAACGCTCCCGTCATCGCTATAAATCAGAGTTAAGAGAGAGTTTAATGTAGCCTTCATTTTGAAAAATATCATTTAGAATATGCATTATCACAGGTCGTGTTGACCAGGCAGAGCTTGTGATGGTTTCTGTGGTGACACTGTCACTGTGAGGCCATTTTTCCCCCAAGAAAAATGATTTCGTGACTGGCAAGAACCTACGGCTGCAATTTTGAGGGGAAGCAGCGAAACTGTAACTCTGAGACGTGAATTTGGACAAGGACTCACAGCAACTCTCTGTTCAGGACGCCGATGACGCCCGGGCTGGTCGGGGTGTATGTGGCTGTACCACACTGACCTTTCTGGAAGGTTGTTGGCAGCTTCTGGATCTCGTACCACTTACCGATGTACTGCAGAGAAAATGCAGGTTTTTCCACATACCTCCACAGTTGGTCCAAAGAAATGGAGGTAAGTATCTTATATTCACCCTTGTGGCATCAAAGTTGGCCTGGACGTCTGGTTTGGGACATTTGCCAAACTTGATAAGCTGAGCGCCGGCTGTCAGGACGGACAACAACGTCAGGGAGATCACGTGCACGgccttcattttcacctgtagAGAGGAGAACAGGCATCAATGTCAGAACAACCCACGGACGTAAGAGACAGAGGAGCTGCCTACCTGTATCTGCGCTCTTCATCGACTTGTAAAGGGTCTTTTATACTGCACCACCTCCATGATTGCTCGCTGtcttctcccccttcctcccgtGTTTACACATCAGGATGCGTGAAGATGCAGAGCGAATGTGAAAGTTGGCAGCTGTTCAAATGCGTTCAGTGTTCTAGCACACTTATCTCTATGGCAGGGCGCTTGCGTCATTCCTTTTCATCCCTATCTGTCAGACCGGCTCTTTCTCAAAGAGAATCATGGTACGCTGTAAAAGACGCATAATAAATACACACGgtataaaagaaaaatcacaaatCTGGCAGTGCTTCAAGAGACAAAGCACAGAACTGAGAATAATGCGACTTTTGTCACTATACAGACCATTCTCTGCCAGATACATTATTCTGTTGTCACCAAGAGAACTTTTCATCAGTCTAATTGTGCCATCAGATCATGTGACCCCCGGAGACGTCAGGGGACCTATGCTACACTTGATGCAACACTTTATAGTAAAGATCATGGttgcagcatttaaaatgtgTCAAATATAACGAAACTGTTGTCCCAAACTGCTTTTGATGTAATCCAGCACTTCCGTGTGAAAATTCAGAAATATCAAGCGTGAAAGGATCTACTCCTTACTCTGTCAGTGATCCCACTGGAGCTCCCATGGAGTCACTTTCTGACACACAGGATTCTCACCAAGCTTCATTGTTTTAGAGGAGAGAAGCAGACTGAGgccaaaatgatcattttcagACATGATGAAGTTTAGAAAAGAAGCAAATAAAGAATACAGATGGTGTCATAGTTTAATCTGTTTACTTCCTCATATTTAATCTTGGTTAATTACAGAGAGTCTGGCTGTTTCCTTCCATGCACACCTGCATCTAATCCAATCAGCTGAGGCACTTAAGCACAGATCTTCCTCTCACTTACCGCTGTAGAAACCTCCTTATGGACTCCCAGTGAATTGTTTTATTGCAGCTAGTTATTGCTAGCTAGCTAAGCTGTACAGCAATGGAGGGTCACAGTTTCAGTTACAAAATACATCAATGCCTTAAGCTCATCTTTCTGGTTTAGACAGGGAGAGGAAATATCCACCAAAAATGATTGATGGAGAAGGTTAGAATACCAATAACGTGTGGGAACAGAGCACAAGTTATGATCTTTGACAGACAGATAGGATCACAGGGAGTTAAT contains:
- the LOC101078874 gene encoding apolipoprotein D-like, translating into MKAVHVISLTLLSVLTAGAQLIKFGKCPKPDVQANFDATRYIGKWYEIQKLPTTFQKGQCGTATYTPTSPGVIGVLNRELLDDGSVFSIVGSAKVKDPAEPAKLEVSFYETSPPGPYWVLSTDYEGHTLVYSCTQFGPFSAELSWILSREPTLSKETMEQLHSILSSVGVNVDKMVPTNQDETYCRAMDQ